The following proteins are encoded in a genomic region of Candidatus Methylospira mobilis:
- a CDS encoding RelA/SpoT family protein, whose translation MKHAFYQSDVSKQPVAQLRDRFCADISESEALRIEQALELAVRARDIDTLERPRGIDAADILLALKVDAQTLESALLSDPWLRDNLGTHEIRDRFGAQVAELVEKINWLNTFNEYPESEIQAPEQAELLRRMLLAVVNDVRAVLVKLAYRVQRLRMLKNQEDIIRYRIARETLDLFAPLANRLGLGQLKWELEDLSFRYIEPEEYRSLAKSLATNRAERESYVSSFILTLSDALKQNDIAATVYGRPKHIYSIWRKMQNKQVPVDELYDLLAVRVTVDKPATCYAVLGLVHSLWLHVPKEFDDYIANPKENGYQSLHTVVIGPEGRHVEIQIRTQEMHMFAEYGVAAHWRYKEGSKQDAALDRSINSLRRLLESRSNDQELLDDFHTELFADQIFVLTPKGQVIRLRKGATPVDFAYSIHSEVGHRCRGAKVNGQIVPLTYTLKSGEKVEIITAKHGAPSFGWLDPHLGYIATPNARSKIRQWFKQQDHEKFLRLGKALLDSERHKLHQPALKEAELNRLARHFHLPRADDLLLAIGRAEIGAEQLASALGKAEEAPPAVKAVTASARKVRNHDKLSARINVSGVGNLLTHLAQCCNPVPGAPIIGYVTIGHSISVHRQDCSNIEQLPPHRRDRLVEVSWGNGETQFQVQIEVSAIDRKGLLKDVTHVLALENANILQIHTNTSPLDQSVTMLITVELQHQRQLDDAIGKISNISNVLSVQTRN comes from the coding sequence ATGAAGCACGCGTTTTATCAATCGGACGTGTCGAAACAACCTGTCGCCCAGCTACGGGACCGGTTCTGCGCGGACATTTCTGAGTCCGAAGCATTGCGGATAGAACAGGCGCTGGAACTGGCGGTACGGGCCCGCGACATAGATACTTTGGAGCGCCCGCGCGGTATAGACGCTGCAGACATATTGCTCGCGCTCAAAGTCGATGCGCAAACGCTGGAATCGGCACTGCTGAGCGACCCATGGCTTAGAGATAATCTGGGAACACATGAAATCCGTGACCGCTTCGGCGCTCAGGTTGCCGAGCTGGTAGAAAAAATCAACTGGCTTAATACCTTCAACGAATACCCTGAATCGGAAATTCAGGCGCCTGAACAGGCGGAATTGTTAAGACGCATGCTGCTCGCCGTGGTAAACGACGTGCGCGCGGTGCTGGTCAAACTGGCCTACCGCGTCCAGCGCCTGCGCATGCTTAAAAACCAGGAAGACATAATCCGTTACCGCATAGCGCGCGAAACGCTGGATCTTTTCGCGCCCCTGGCCAACCGATTGGGTCTGGGACAACTAAAGTGGGAACTGGAAGACCTGTCGTTCCGCTACATAGAACCGGAAGAATATCGCAGCCTGGCCAAATCGCTGGCGACCAACCGCGCCGAACGTGAAAGCTACGTATCGTCTTTTATTCTAACCTTATCGGACGCGCTGAAACAAAACGACATCGCCGCCACCGTATACGGCCGTCCCAAGCACATTTACAGTATCTGGCGCAAAATGCAGAACAAACAGGTGCCGGTGGACGAACTGTACGACCTGCTGGCGGTCCGCGTTACCGTCGACAAGCCGGCAACCTGTTACGCGGTGCTGGGACTGGTGCACAGCCTGTGGCTGCATGTACCCAAAGAGTTCGACGATTACATAGCCAACCCCAAGGAAAACGGTTATCAGTCGCTGCATACTGTGGTGATCGGTCCCGAGGGGCGGCATGTCGAAATCCAGATACGGACCCAGGAAATGCACATGTTCGCCGAATACGGCGTCGCGGCGCACTGGCGTTACAAGGAAGGCAGCAAACAGGACGCGGCGCTGGATCGCAGCATCAATTCATTGCGGCGTCTGCTGGAAAGCCGGAGCAATGATCAGGAGCTGCTGGACGATTTTCATACCGAACTGTTTGCCGACCAGATTTTCGTATTGACGCCAAAAGGCCAGGTCATCCGGCTCAGAAAAGGCGCGACCCCGGTGGACTTCGCCTATTCCATTCATTCCGAAGTCGGCCACCGCTGCCGCGGCGCAAAAGTCAACGGACAAATCGTACCGCTGACCTATACCCTGAAATCCGGCGAAAAAGTGGAAATCATTACCGCCAAACACGGCGCGCCCAGCTTTGGCTGGCTGGATCCGCATTTGGGTTATATTGCGACGCCCAATGCGCGCAGCAAGATCCGGCAATGGTTCAAACAACAGGATCACGAGAAGTTTCTTCGTCTGGGAAAAGCCTTGCTGGACAGCGAACGGCATAAACTGCATCAGCCGGCGCTTAAGGAAGCGGAGCTGAACCGGCTTGCGCGGCATTTTCATTTGCCGCGCGCGGATGATTTGCTGCTTGCCATCGGACGAGCGGAAATTGGCGCCGAACAACTCGCCTCCGCGCTCGGAAAAGCGGAAGAAGCCCCGCCGGCAGTGAAGGCGGTTACCGCATCCGCGCGCAAGGTGCGCAACCACGACAAGCTTTCGGCGCGCATCAACGTAAGCGGCGTAGGCAACCTGCTCACCCATCTGGCGCAATGCTGCAACCCGGTTCCGGGAGCGCCGATCATCGGTTATGTGACCATAGGCCACAGCATTTCCGTACACCGCCAGGATTGCAGCAACATCGAGCAGTTGCCTCCGCATCGGCGCGACCGTCTGGTGGAAGTCAGCTGGGGTAACGGCGAAACCCAATTCCAGGTTCAAATCGAAGTCAGCGCAATAGATCGCAAAGGCCTGCTCAAGGATGTTACGCATGTGCTGGCGCTGGAAAATGCCAATATACTGCAAATCCATACCAACACCAGTCCGCTGGATCAAAGCGTAACCATGTTGATTACGGTCGAACTGCAGCACCAGCGCCAGCTTGACGACGCCATCGGAAAAATTTCCAACATCAGCAATGTCTTGTCGGTGCAGACGAGGAACTAA
- a CDS encoding methylthioribulose 1-phosphate dehydratase produces MNSGLINQEFIQHANALIEAGKFFHDRGWVPATSGNLSAALHDGLAITVSGRHKGRLTREDIMLTDVTGRSMDGKKCSAETLLHVYIYKNYRENRSVLHTHSPSATAISLLSGTEVALEGYELLKALSGIDTHATRVVIPVIANDQDIVRLAQSVDARLDKDSRGFLIKGHGLYTWGKTVEDAVRHVEALEAMFEIQLRLMALKRP; encoded by the coding sequence ATGAACTCAGGCTTAATAAATCAGGAGTTTATCCAGCATGCGAACGCGCTGATAGAGGCTGGCAAATTCTTTCATGATCGCGGTTGGGTGCCCGCCACCAGCGGCAATTTATCCGCTGCCCTCCACGATGGTTTAGCGATTACGGTTTCCGGCCGGCACAAGGGACGATTAACCCGCGAAGACATCATGCTGACAGATGTCACTGGACGCTCCATGGACGGAAAAAAATGCTCTGCCGAAACGCTGCTGCATGTCTATATCTATAAAAATTATCGGGAAAACCGCTCCGTGCTGCATACTCACTCACCCAGCGCGACCGCCATTTCACTACTGAGCGGCACGGAAGTGGCGCTGGAAGGCTACGAACTGCTCAAGGCCTTGAGCGGCATCGATACCCACGCAACGCGCGTGGTGATACCGGTGATCGCAAACGATCAGGACATCGTTCGTCTGGCGCAGAGCGTCGACGCCAGATTGGATAAGGACAGCCGCGGCTTTTTAATCAAGGGACACGGCCTGTACACCTGGGGAAAAACGGTAGAGGACGCCGTCCGGCATGTCGAAGCGCTGGAAGCGATGTTTGAAATACAGCTGCGCCTGATGGCACTCAAGCGGCCGTAA